The Astyanax mexicanus isolate ESR-SI-001 chromosome 7, AstMex3_surface, whole genome shotgun sequence genome has a window encoding:
- the LOC111196004 gene encoding ubiquitin carboxyl-terminal hydrolase 36, with protein sequence MISSRGSLFSAVLSPMDPNTAPENNLDLKWRQVLPPGAGLERRGNSSSVRVVLQCLTHIAPLANYMLSEEHSRTCQQSGVCMMCVLGKHTISAFKHSGQIIQPVGVTSLLSRLFPDFKPGLPESSIGFYKAVVEALHQSDLNGRKRNGQTTEDSLVKQIFEGTVQHALTCPACGELHLVFTPFRELIVGTEAPGNVTRDLTWYMMVEQLGFTLQFNCRRCKRSGHSHYKTTFLHLPNVLVINAKPRDEEVTAKTVKPMRYPEDLDMRPFMSQPSAKTEMYQLYGVTVLENYKKDRSHSYCYVKGSDEQWYIMDDDKVSLSNRRSALEQKASLLFYVRSS encoded by the exons ATGATTTCTTCAAGAGGGTCTTTGTTTAGTGCTGTGCTCTCACCGATGGATCCCAACACAGCTCCTG AAAATAATCTTGACCTCAAATGGAGGCAAGTCCTTCCACCTGGAGCAGGCCTGGAGAGGAGGGGCAACAGCAGCTCTGTGAGAGTTGTTCTCCAGTGTCTCACACACATTGCTCCTCTTGCCAACTATATGCTTTCTGAGGAGCATTCCAGAACAT GTCAACAGTCTGgcgtgtgtatgatgtgtgttcTGGGGAAACATACGATTAGTGCTTTTAAGCACTCAGGCCAGATTATTCAGCCTGTTGGTGTGACCAGTCTACTTAGCC GGTTATTTCCGGATTTTAAACCTGGACTGCCTGAAAGCAGCATTGGGTTTTATAAGGCTGTGGTGGAAGCACTGCATCAGAGCGACCTGAACGGACGAAA ACGGAATGGACAAACCACTGAGGACTCTCTGGTCAAGCAGATATTTGAAGGCACCGTACAACATGCAT TGACATGCCCGGCTTGTGGTGAACTTCACCTTGTGTTTACGCCGTTCAGAGAGCTTATTGTCGGTACAGAG GCTCCTGGCAATGTAACCAGGGACCTTACATGGTACATGATGGTTGAACAGCTCGGTTTTACATTGCAATTCAATTGCCGGAG GTGTAAGAGATCTGGTCACTCCCACTACAAAACAACATTCCTTCACCTCCCCAATGTGCTGGTTATCAACGCCAAACCCCGCGATGAGGAAGTGACCGCAAAAACTGTAAAG CCTATGAGGTACCCAGAGGATCTAGACATGAGGCCATTTATGTCTCAGCCTAGTGCTAAAACAGAGATGTACCAGCTTTACGGAGTGACTGTTCTAGAGAACTACAAAAAAGACCGGAGCCACAGCTACTGCTACGTCAAG GGCAGCGATGAGCAGTGGTACATTATGGATGATGACAAAGTGTCTCTGAGTAACAGAAGATCTGCACTGGAACAAAAGGCTTCATTGCTGTTCTACGTCAG GTCTTCTTAG